The Cloeon dipterum chromosome 3, ieCloDipt1.1, whole genome shotgun sequence genome includes a region encoding these proteins:
- the LOC135938622 gene encoding ankyrin repeat domain-containing protein 27-like, with amino-acid sequence MECTYDEDLNENAFFQLLQTDHQELFQKATLEGWVICVPRAGALPKYPLTDEDFLTHILIPSDELPESHFCSLLDRQVKVLDRAITSEGDDGRTFSTTILFEETCYTSELYKYKVLCLENLLEQHSCSGHALTNPLISLGSLRDCIDFLLSEDGGQLALEKLDEAIQGFLNSQPDLEAEPLQVQRDLTKGLYEHCLSSALRELRLEEQNSKVNRHVLQNARVAVETYMQHGIYKSLIKGIVAATAKDDAKLNKIIRNSVELQLKDLDVRNELYEKIPAAKQELAKIDGFSTVIGKVGCIQKGLAILSGNPANQAVSADDFLPILIFLVVKVSLPNWLAHLTMMRDFNFSDRDENLNSFLVTSLEAALEHVRSGRLFEPLYPEAQSEENARQQIDSLENVTEYLFYNIKVNNLSKVQDLLTPSSLLDEMLTDNLCHPLCNCDKCELELARQRSSLAINLLATNEKGLTSLHVACKYGRLEITEFLLEIGAQVTSKDLRGNTPLHYTALEGHQHLMLLLLNSRATPNSLNNDGNSPLHLAAQNGHETCVKALIYFCEHTNRPLNVNLANLNGDGPLHLASKWGYEGIVQILLEAGSRPDAKNNRKLTPMDLAHSIHISKLLSTAVQPSSRGFRKRLSFIKMRIAAASKLRLDLMDLTLGASSLPNPSKSKDNNHEYGTKPLTVQQNKKAEKLLRAISVGDVRLACYYLGIEGSINHTSAMFHVPCHPLCSCDKCQARERSQSLSEWELVDYHDVGEDMLDPNVCNSEGITPLHAAASAGCADLIPLLICSGASVNIRTLGRGSTPLHLACQAKKVPAMSALLDAPSCDVNAQDSRGNTPLHYAAIQGSAPMTELLLSRMPNLQTKNGEGKTPLEEAEEIMALRVVQLLKGELFTN; translated from the exons ATGGAGTGCACCTACGACGAAGACCTCAACGAAAACGCGTTCTTCCAACTGCTGCAGACCGATCACCAAGAGCTTTTCCAGAAAGCCACTCTTGAGGGCTGGGTCATCTGTGTGCCCAGGGCGGGCGCCCTGCCCAAGTACCCACTCACTGACGAGGACTTCCTTACGCACATACTCATTCCCAGCGATGAGCTCCCCGAGAGCCACTTTTGCTCACTGCTGGACAGACAGGTGAAGGTCCTGGACAGGGCCATCACGTCTGAAGGGGACGATGGCCGCACCTTTAGCACCACGATCTTGTTTGAAGAGACCTGCTACACGAGTGAACTGTACAAATATAAAGTTTTGTGCTTGGAGAATCTGCTGGAGCAGCACTCCTGCTCAGGACATGCACTGACAAACCCGTTGATCTCCCTCGGCAGCCTGCGAGACTGCATTGACTTCCTCTTGTCTGAGGATGGTGGTCAGCTAGCTTTGGAAAAGCTAGACGAGGCAATTCAAGGCTTTCTCAACAGCCAGCCGGACTTGGAAGCCGAACCGCTGCAAGTGCAGAGAGACCTGACCAAAGGACTGTACGAGCATTGTTTGAGCAGCGCTCTTAGAGAGCTCAGACTGGAAGAGCAGAACTCAAAAGTCAACAGGCATGTGTTGCAGAATGCTCGAGTTGCTGTTGAGACTTACATGCAGCATGGAATCTACAAAAGTCTCATAAAAG gaatTGTAGCTGCTACAGCCAAGGATGATGCAAAGCTGAACAAAATCATTAGAAACTCGGTTGAACTACAGTTAAAGGATTTAGATGTGAGGAACGAGCTCTATGAGAAAATCCCAGCTGCCAAGCAAGAATTGGCTAAGATTGATGGCTTCAGCACTGTCATTGGCAAAGTGGGATGCATTCAAAAAGGATTGGCAATCCTATCAGGAAATCCAGCAAATCAGGCAGTCAGTGCGGATGACTTCCTGCCTATTCTGATTTTTCTGGTTGTCAAAGTCTCTCTTCCGAATTGGCTGGCCCACCTCACAATGATGAGAGACTTTAATTTCTCCGACCGAGACGAAAATCTCAACTCGTTTCTGGTGACTTCGTTGGAAGCTGCTCTGGAGCATGTGCGGTCAGGTCGGCTATTTGAACCTCTCTATCCAGAGGCGCAGAGCGAAGAAAATGCTAGACAGCAAATCGATAGTCTCGAGAATGTAACCGAATACCTTTTTTACAACATCAAAGTCAACAACCTGTCCAAGGTCCAAGACCTTCTTACCCCGTCTTCGCTGCTCGACGAAATGTTAACAGATAACCTGTGCCACCCGCTGTGCAACTGCGATAAATGTGAACTCGAACTTGCCAGGCAAAGAAGCAGTCTTGCCATCAACTTGCTCGCCACTAATGAAAAGGGACTGACCTCGCTGCACGTTGCCTGCAAATATGGACGCCTGGAAATAACCGAATTTTTGCTGGAAATAGGAGCTCAAGTGACTTCTAAGGACCTAAGGGGCAACACGCCCCTTCATTACACAGCTCTAGAAGGCCATCAACACCTAATGCTCCTCCTTTTGAACTCGAGGGCGACCCCCAACAGTCTTAATAACGACGGAAATTCCCCATTGCACTTAGCAGCGCAGAATGGCCATGAAACTTGCGTCAAAGCCCTTATCTACTTCTGCGAACACACAAATCGGCCCTTGAACGTGAATCTAGCTAACTTGAACGGCGATGGCCCTCTGCATCTTGCCTCAAAGTGGGGATACGAAGGCATTGTCCAAATCCTGCTAGAAGCTGGCTCAAGACCTGACGCTAAGAACAACCGCAAACTCACTCCTATGGATCTGGCGCACAGCATCCACATCTCGAAACTGTTATCCACCGCCGTACAACCGTCTTCAAGAGGGTTCAGGAAACGCCTAagctttattaaaatgagaatTGCAGCCGCCTCTAAACTTCGGCTGGATCTGATGGACCTCACTCTAGGAGCAAGCTCTTTGCCCAACCCCAGTAAATCTAAGGATAACAATCATGAGTATGGTACTAAACCATTGACTgtccaacaaaataaaaag GCGGAGAAGCTTCTACGCGCCATTTCTGTTGGTGATGTGCGTCTGGCCTGTTATTACCTAGGAATCGAAGGTTCCATCAACCATACGTCCGCCATGTTTCACGTGCCCTGTCATCCCCTATGCAGTTGTGACAAATGCCAAGCTCGAGAGCGCTCCCAGTCGCTCTCTGAGTGGGAGCTGGTGGATTATCATGACGTTGGTGAAGATATGCTTGATCCCAACGTATGCAATTCTGAGGGTATAACACCCTTGCATGCAGCAGCCAGCGCTGGGTGCGCCGACCTCATTCCGTTGCTTATCTGCTCCGGTGCAAGTGTCAATATAAGAACCCTAGGTAGGGGATCGACGCCCTTACATTTGGCCTGCCAGGCCAAGAAAGTACCAGCGATGTCAGCGCTGCTTGACGCTCCAAGTTGTGACGTGAACGCGCAGGATTCGCGGGGTAACACGCCGTTGCACTACGCCGCCATCCAAGGTAGTGCACCCATGACAGAGTTGCTGCTCTCTAGAATGCCCAATTTGCAGACCAAAAATGGCGAAGGCAAAACACCTCTTGAAGAGGCTGAGGAGATAATGGCCCTGAGGGTTGTCCAACTTTTGAAAGGCGAGCTCTTTACCAATTAA
- the LOC135938626 gene encoding uncharacterized protein LOC135938626 yields the protein MAAVLESSYFRQRLRQMDNVNFHVQDNSRLGQCDCTSYSYLVLATMLFSVGTVITVLAAGETHDYVFYTLGHMWLVGPIFICSGLMVAVKSVLYLRKKYLLQMLMRQRALWRELVLQARRQHQQQQYMARNASSLTLPPSYESIVVPQQTHIPSNPVNDNPELGAMSLAVESSEVPPPTYEEAMILFGDEKLFRVFMGDGKCQPTNSISSEGHFSGDKLHQSHKP from the exons ATGGCCGCCGTTCTCGAGTCGTCGTACTTTCGACAAAGACTTCGGCAGATGGACAACGTGAATTTCCACGTGCAAGACAACTCGCGGCTGGGTCAATGTGACTGCACTTCCTACTCATACCTCGTGCTGGCCACTATGCTGTTCTCCGTAGGCACTGTCATCACCGTGTTGGCCGCCGGTGAGACGCACGACTACGTCTTCTACACTCTCGGTCACATGTGGCTTGTGGGGCCAATTTTCATCTGCTCAGGCCTCATGGTTGCTGTCAAGAGCGTACTTTACCTGCGCAAAAAGTATTTGTTGCAAATGCTTATGCGGCAGCGCGCCCTGTGGAGG GAATTAGTTCTTCAAGCAAGAAGGCAACACCAGCAACAACAGTACATGGCCAGGAATGCCAGCAGTTTAACTCTACCCCCTTCATATGAATCAATTGTGGTGCCCCAGCAAACTCACATTCCAAGTAACCCAGTGAATGACAACCCCGAATTAGGGGCGATGAGTCTAGCGGTGGAATCTTCTGAGGTGCCACCGCCTACTTACGAGGAGGCGATGATTTTGTTTGGTGACGAGAAACTCTTTCGAGTTTTCATGGGAGATGGAAAATGTCAGCCTACCAACAG TATCTCGTCAGAAGGTCATTTCAGTGGAGACAAGTTACACCAATCTCACAAGCCCTGA
- the LOC135938627 gene encoding thymidine kinase, cytosolic-like — MSKIEMDVNDMVEPCRQKGQIQVIFGPMFSGKTTELIRRMKRYQVANKRCLVFKYSGDTRYDNVSLSTHDQQKLPAISASDLIEYFDIALKYDVVGIDEGQFFADTVDFCEKLADSGKMVVVAALDGTYQRKGFGNILQLVPLAESVEKLNAVCMMCFESASYTKRIGKEQEVEVIGGADKYMAVCRSCYHKSPTKATKRQGLEPFNDLTNVCNNQMEMS, encoded by the exons ATGTCTAAAATCGAAATGGATGTGAATGACATGGTTGAGCCTTGCAGACAGAAAGGACAGATCCAG GTTATCTTTGGACCCATGTTTTCGGGGAAGACAACGGAGCTAATTCGCAGAATGAAGAGATACCAAGTTGCCAACAAGAGGTGCCTCGTGTTCAAGTATTCCGGGGACACCCGCTATGACAATGTCAGTCTATCAACGCATGACCAACAAAAGCTTCCTGCCATCTCTGCATCCGATCTCATAGAGTACTTTGACATTGCCTTGAAATATGATGTGGTTGGCATTGATGAGGGCCAATTT TTTGCTGATACAGTCGACTTTTGTGAAAAACTTGCGGACAGTGGGAAAATGGTGGTCGTGGCTGCGTTGGACGGAACATACCAAAGAAAGGGATTTGGCAACATTTTGCAACTGGTCCCCCTTGCTGAGAGTGTTGAGAAACTGAATGCTGTTTGCATGATGTGCTTTGAGAGCGCTTCATATACAAAGCGAATCGGAAAAGAGCAGGAA GTGGAGGTCATTGGAGGGGCAGACAAGTACATGGCTGTGTGCCGAAGTTGCTACCACAAAAGCCCAACCAAAGCCACCAAGAGGCAAGGACTTGAACCATTCAATGATTTGACAAACGTGTGCAACAACCAAATGGAGATGTCTTGA
- the INPP5E gene encoding inositol polyphosphate 5-phosphatase E, with amino-acid sequence MSIQAENAKMSFRSKEPYNFLRTKSKKSKSEKSSEAKQCSSSENSKSSKADFMDHDFALYGRSGRRNTLPNLFPEGENLQSMMAKGKQKSQEDLTLPAIGKGSKDEQPLPFLDSLIKRKNKLRQSFHGTLSSTLPSSNKLLMRHGTSGKNKKGSSSSSQPSSCENSPFMKRVESTGRFRRKDAESSLDSNPSLPSTPNTETVETASISKSMTDEASDEPGGATMEGLARQALLAARVFHLIPVEKARERNFLQGRIASVSLMGKLELDKVLPQRELSIFIATWNMNGQQPPKDLNDLFLPADLEHVPDILVVGTQESYPDRTEWEVQIQETLGPSHVLFHSAVFGVLHICIFMRRDLIWFCSIPEEANVSTRTAAAFRTKGAVAIGFMLFGTSCLFICSHLTAHADKVKERVHDARRIIGSLELPKALPLRTKSKDATQNYDYVIWSGDLNFRLDQSREDVVQWACNDQAFPAEVPLILNGDQLRQVMEEGSAFNDFQEGPIHFPPTYKYDPGTDHFDTSSKRRTPAYTDRILFRSRLMHELKCKMYSSAHQVLTSDHKPVWALFSAKIRPGKDSVPLAGGQFNREVYMEGMKRRAAAMERRKGSSLICSVQ; translated from the exons ATGTCCATCCAGGCAGAAAATGCGAAAATGAGCTTTCGCAGCAAGGAGCCATACAACTTTCTGCGCACAAAATCCAAGAAGAGTAAGTCAGAAAAGTCGTCTGAGGCGAAGCAATGCTCGAGCAGCGAGAACAGCAAGTCCTCAAAGGCAGACTTCATGGACCACGACTTTGCTCTCTACGGGAGGTCAGGGCGCAGGAACACGCTGCCCAATCTGTTCCCGGAGGGCGAGAATCTACAGTCGATGATGGCGAAGGGCAAGCAGAAGTCCCAAGAGGATTTGACGCTGCCAGCCATCGGCAAAGGAAGCAAAGATGAGCAGCCGCTACCTTTCTTGGACTCGCTGattaagagaaaaaacaaattgcgaCAGAGTTTCCACGGCACTCTCTCCTCCACTTTGCCGTCATCGAATAAATT ACTCATGCGCCACGGCACCTCcggcaagaataaaaaagggtCATCAAGCAGCTCGCAGCCGTCCTCTTgtgaaaattctccatttatgAAAAGAGTTGAGTCAACTGGACGTTTTCGCCGTAAAGACGCAGAGAGTTCGTTGGATAGCAACCCAAGCCTTCCTTCAACCCCTAATACAGAAACG GTCGAGACGGCAAGTATTTCAAAAAGCATGACAGATGAGGCAAGTGACGAGCCAGGTGGGGCTACCATGGAAGGATTGGCCAGACAAGCGCTCCTCGCAGCTAGAGTGTTCCATTTGATCCCTGTTGAAAAGGCCAGGGAAAG aaattttctgcAAGGTCGTATTGCGTCAGTTTCATTAATGGGAAAGCTCGAGTTGGATAAGGTGCTACCTCAAAGAGAATTGTCTATATTTATTGCTACCTGGAATATGAATGGCCAA CAACCACCAAAGGACCTGAACGATTTGTTCCTACCTGCTGACCTAGAGCATGTCCCTGACATCTTAGTAGTTGGCACTCAAGAGTCATACCCGGACAGAACTGAGTGGGAGGTTCAGATTCAGGAAACGCTCGGCCCTTCACACGTTCTGTTCCACTCAGCAGTTTTTGGTGTTTTGCACATATGCATTTTTATGCGTCGTGACCTGATCTGGTTCTGCTCCATTCCCGAAGAAGCAAACGTCAGTACAAGAACTGCCGCTGCATTTAGAACCAAA GGTGCTGTGGCTATTGGCTTCATGTTATTTGGCACATCCTGCTTGTTTATTTGCTCTCACCTTACTGCACACGCTGACAAAGTGAAGGAACGCGTACATGACGCCAGACGCATCATCGGCTCCCTTGAGCTGCCTAAAGCGCTGCCCCTTAGGACAAAGAGCAAGGACGCCACGCAAAACTACGATTACGTGATCTGGAGTGGCGACCTGAATTTTAGACTAGACCAGAGTCGCGAGGATGTGGTGCAGTGGGCATGCAATGATCAAGCATTTCCAGCTGAGGtgcctttaattttaaatggcgaCCAACTGCGACAAGTGATGGAAGAAg gttCAGCTTTCAATGATTTCCAAGAGGGACCCATCCATTTTCCACCAACCTACAAATACGACCCAGGCACCGATCACTTTGATACATCCAGCAAGAGGCGTACTCCCGCGTACACGGACCGCATCTTGTTCCGCTCAAGACTCATGCACGAACTCAAATGCAAGATGTACAGCTCTGCACATCAGGTGCTCACATCAGACCACAAGCCAGTCTGGGCTCTCTTCAGTGCCAAAATTCGTCCAGGAAAAGACTC GGTACCACTGGCTGGAGGACAATTTAATCGAGAGGTTTACATGGAGGGAATGAAGAGAAGAGCTGCTGCCATGGAGCGGCGCAAGGGTTCCTCTCTGATCTGCTCTGTGCAGtag